In a single window of the Sphingobium cloacae genome:
- a CDS encoding alcohol dehydrogenase catalytic domain-containing protein: MALEQRGKQDARTGDEFVAEKADQGMHRRAALKVGAALATGGAVGLLGGQATAAKPQAPAVLTGKQAGRKFRAWVQEGLWVGGKAGVEELRLKELHSRQVVVRTEASAPCYSLCQRGIGGTPAVNPAPKYAPDTVPQISNHTAVGVVEAVASDVRRVKPGDRVIVGVVPQCGNCYMCLHGRADHCQWAFAVPDGFPPKIAIRADGSEIIAQVGVGGLAELTVCYEEYLCPIFTDLPADQLSLLGDTAATGFGGATAVMKVLPGSNVVVLGAGPVGLAAVMAARLVGAAQIIVSEPVKHRRESAKRLGATTVLDPNALGDRLVETIRELCKGPTGRIMSGGRGWIPQAESDFVNAAFGATRDNRGADFTIEAAGPTGIFQRWRRRLMQRAHWRCGRRGK; the protein is encoded by the coding sequence ATGGCTTTGGAGCAGCGGGGCAAGCAGGATGCGCGCACAGGTGACGAATTCGTGGCCGAAAAGGCCGATCAGGGGATGCACCGCCGTGCGGCATTGAAGGTCGGTGCGGCGCTGGCGACCGGGGGTGCGGTCGGGCTCCTGGGCGGCCAAGCGACGGCCGCCAAGCCGCAGGCGCCAGCCGTGCTGACCGGCAAGCAAGCGGGAAGGAAGTTTCGCGCTTGGGTCCAAGAGGGCTTGTGGGTCGGCGGGAAGGCCGGTGTCGAGGAGCTTCGCCTCAAAGAGCTGCACTCGCGACAGGTTGTGGTGCGCACAGAGGCTTCAGCGCCCTGCTATTCGCTGTGTCAGCGCGGTATTGGTGGAACCCCTGCCGTCAATCCGGCACCCAAATATGCCCCGGACACTGTTCCGCAGATATCGAACCATACCGCCGTTGGTGTTGTCGAGGCTGTGGCATCAGACGTGCGACGGGTGAAGCCGGGCGATCGGGTCATCGTCGGCGTGGTTCCGCAATGTGGCAATTGTTACATGTGTCTGCACGGCCGGGCCGATCACTGCCAGTGGGCGTTTGCGGTGCCCGACGGGTTTCCACCGAAGATCGCCATTCGTGCGGATGGTTCCGAGATCATCGCGCAAGTCGGAGTCGGGGGATTGGCCGAGCTGACCGTCTGCTATGAAGAATATCTGTGTCCCATTTTCACGGATCTTCCTGCCGATCAACTGTCGCTCCTGGGGGACACGGCGGCCACCGGCTTCGGTGGTGCCACGGCGGTAATGAAGGTCCTGCCAGGATCGAATGTTGTCGTGCTGGGCGCCGGACCCGTGGGCCTCGCAGCCGTCATGGCTGCCCGTCTGGTCGGCGCTGCACAGATCATCGTCAGCGAGCCGGTCAAGCACCGTCGCGAGTCGGCGAAGCGGCTCGGCGCTACAACCGTCCTGGATCCGAATGCATTAGGCGATCGGCTCGTCGAAACCATTCGCGAATTGTGCAAGGGCCCGACCGGCCGCATCATGTCGGGAGGCCGAGGCTGGATCCCGCAGGCCGAATCAGACTTCGTGAATGCAGCTTTTGGGGCAACACGCGACAATCGGGGAGCCGATTTCACGATCGAAGCCGCGGGTCCGACCGGGATATTCCAAAGGTGGAGACGCCGCCTGATGCAACGGGCACATTGGCGATGCGGCAGGCGTGGGAAATGA
- a CDS encoding MDR/zinc-dependent alcohol dehydrogenase-like family protein, whose amino-acid sequence MTRRGGEVVYLGFGQIGDVSYPAAAFANAGRTVHAGQQGGLNFMRDIPGMVALMEQGKYDLAPIVTSRWRLEDTDKAFRVASDRTELAPVVVFDS is encoded by the coding sequence ATGACACGGCGAGGGGGCGAGGTCGTCTACCTCGGGTTCGGTCAGATCGGCGATGTTTCCTATCCCGCCGCAGCATTCGCGAATGCCGGGCGTACCGTGCATGCCGGGCAGCAAGGTGGTCTCAACTTCATGCGGGATATTCCCGGCATGGTGGCGCTGATGGAGCAGGGCAAATATGACCTCGCTCCGATAGTCACCTCTCGATGGCGCCTTGAAGACACAGACAAGGCGTTCCGGGTGGCGTCGGATCGCACCGAGTTGGCGCCGGTCGTGGTCTTCGACAGC